Proteins encoded in a region of the Ziziphus jujuba cultivar Dongzao chromosome 3, ASM3175591v1 genome:
- the LOC107423259 gene encoding probable aspartic proteinase GIP2, whose protein sequence is MAGLLLQFLLLVPVFLCVQAQSSYNLADSLLLPVTKHGASLQYLTKIHHGNGLVPTELVLDLGGPFLWMDSVSSSGSLISSGSIQCLAAKSMFGDDDHGRSKSFLEICKIFPENRITQMGNQGELVDDTFFIQSKSSGSVISVSQSFLFGSAPISLLNGLATGAQGMLGLGRHRISLPSQISAAFDSKWQFSLCLSSSNGILVFENRLSKSYFGPELSQSLIYTPLLKTQLADTSNHEYFINLQSIRINGKTLSLEKGLGGSKLSTIVPYTTMESSIFAVFSKAYEKAAMAMNMKKVKSVAPFGLCFSSEGIQETLLGPEVPAIDLVLQSKMVKWRIYGRNSMVMVSNEIMCLGFLDGGSDLKSSITLGGYQLEDILLHLDVGASMLGFSPSLLLKQRSCSDFELVTMSKESL, encoded by the coding sequence ATGGCtggtcttcttcttcaattcctTCTTCTTGTTCCTGTTTTCTTATGTGTTCAAGCTCAAAGCTCTTATAACCTTGCAGATTCTTTACTTCTTCCTGTAACCAAACATGGTGCTTCTCTCCAGTACTTAACCAAAATCCACCATGGAAATGGACTCGTACCCACTGAGCTTGTGCTTGATCTCGGCGGTCCTTTCCTCTGGATGGATTCTGTATCTTCATCTGGCAGTCTGATATCTTCTGGCTCCATCCAATGCTTAGCGGCGAAGTCAATGTTTGGTGATGATGACCATGGAAGAAGCAAAAGTTTCTTGGAAATCTGTAAAATTTTCCCAGAAAACAGGATTACTCAGATGGGAAATCAAGGAGAGCTCGTGGATGACACTTTTTTCATTCAGTCAAAGTCTTCCGGGTCAGTGATCTCTGTTTCACAAAGCTTTCTGTTTGGTTCTGCACCCATTTCCCTCTTAAATGGCCTAGCGACTGGTGCTCAAGGTATGCTGGGCCTCGGAAGGCATCGAATTTCTCTGCCTTCACAGATCTCTGCAGCTTTTGATTCCAAATGGCAGTTCTCACTTTGCTTGTCTTCCTCTAATGGTATTCTTGTATTCGAGAACCGACTCTCAAAATCATATTTTGGGCCTGAACTTTCACAGTCTCTAATCTACACACCACTCCTCAAAACCCAATTGGCAGATACATCCAACCATGAATATTTCATCAATTTGCAGTCCATCAGAATCAATGGCAAAACTCTGTCACTTGAAAAGGGTCTAGGAGGGAGTAAGCTAAGCACAATTGTTCCTTATACTACCATGGAGAGCTCAATTTTTGCCGTATTTTCTAAAGCCTATGAGAAAGCTGCTATGGCTATGAACATGAAAAAGGTCAAATCCGTGGCTCCTTTTGGATTATGTTTTAGCTCAGAAGGGATTCAAGAAACTCTGCTTGGTCCAGAAGTGCCTGCTATTGATCTGGTATTGCAGAGCAAGATGGTGAAATGGAGAATATATGGTAGGAATTCAATGGTGATGGTTAGCAATGAAATAATGTGTTTGGGATTCTTAGATGGAGGTTCAGACTTGAAAAGCTCAATCACACTTGGGGGTTATCAATTGGAGGATATACTTCTACACCTTGATGTGGGTGCTTCTATGCTTGGGTTTAGTCCTTCCCTGTTACTGAAGCAAAGAAGCTGTTCTGACTTTGAATTGGTAACTATGTCTAAAGAATCATTGTag